One Vibrio sp. 16 genomic window carries:
- the proQ gene encoding RNA chaperone ProQ yields the protein MENTEKLKNSKEIIAYIAECFPKCFTLEGEAKPLKIGIFQDLAERLSDDPKVSKTQLRAALRQYTSSWRYLHGVKPGAVRVDLDGNPAGELEEEHVEHAKTALAESKAKVQARRKEQAQKAREEGKAKAKPAAKKPQSRRPQQNKPQKAKKPVETRALTADEVKVGNAVNVNMGKGNMAATIVEINKEDVRVQLSNGLQMVVKAEHLRA from the coding sequence ATGGAAAACACTGAAAAGTTAAAAAACAGCAAAGAAATCATTGCATACATTGCTGAATGTTTCCCTAAGTGCTTTACTTTAGAAGGTGAAGCAAAGCCACTTAAAATTGGTATTTTTCAAGATCTTGCGGAACGTCTAAGTGACGATCCAAAAGTGAGTAAAACACAACTTCGTGCAGCGTTAAGACAGTACACTTCATCATGGCGTTACCTACACGGTGTAAAACCTGGTGCAGTACGTGTTGATTTAGATGGTAACCCAGCGGGTGAACTTGAAGAAGAACACGTAGAACATGCAAAAACAGCATTAGCTGAAAGTAAAGCGAAAGTTCAAGCTCGTCGTAAAGAGCAAGCTCAAAAAGCGCGCGAAGAGGGTAAGGCGAAAGCTAAGCCGGCTGCGAAGAAGCCTCAAAGCCGTCGCCCACAACAAAACAAGCCGCAAAAAGCCAAGAAGCCAGTGGAAACACGCGCTCTGACTGCTGACGAAGTGAAAGTTGGCAACGCAGTAAACGTGAACATGGGCAAAGGAAATATGGCTGCGACTATCGTTGAAATCAATAAGGAAGATGTACGTGTTCAACTGTCTAACGGCCTACAAATGGTTGTGAAAGCGGAGCACCTACGCGCATAA
- a CDS encoding paraquat-inducible protein A: MNHPPRIKPQYHQTQVKSLRLCQGCELPVDTFALEKGKNAYCPRCGTQLYRGGNPSLSGNLAIAVTCLLLFIPSHFFNFISIRLFGVMIPATLPHGVWTLMQEGFVMLALLIFFCSSIAPLILSTSVVVAHIAVQQRAFRALKYSLALIQHLKAWVMIDVFLISVAISCFKLQDYSDIFVGPGLIGLVLLQVATVLLVTRVSVRRYWEEYMPERMLPMKNKTLHCHSCHLSQPEGEHCIRCHNPIHHRKPNSIQKTWAYLFAASIAIFPANFIPISILMTNGKRLEDTIFSGVAGLVKNGMPGIAAIIFIASIVVPVAKILGLSYILLAIKFKRSIFHRQRMIIYFVVKWIGRWSMMDLFVISIMMTLVDRGQILDFTPGFGAVAFGLVVIFTMLAAESLDPRLIWDNYKQPSNNRESINE, encoded by the coding sequence ATGAATCACCCTCCTCGAATAAAACCGCAATATCACCAAACTCAAGTGAAGTCACTTCGCCTTTGCCAAGGGTGTGAGTTACCCGTTGATACTTTCGCCCTCGAAAAGGGTAAAAACGCATACTGTCCCCGCTGCGGAACGCAATTGTACCGAGGGGGCAATCCTTCACTTTCTGGCAATTTGGCGATTGCAGTAACTTGTCTACTGCTTTTTATACCCTCACACTTTTTCAACTTCATCAGTATTCGCCTGTTTGGTGTCATGATTCCTGCAACGCTCCCTCATGGAGTATGGACCTTGATGCAGGAAGGGTTTGTCATGCTGGCTTTACTGATTTTTTTCTGCAGTTCTATTGCCCCGCTGATTCTATCAACCTCGGTTGTTGTCGCTCATATCGCGGTTCAACAGCGAGCATTCCGTGCACTCAAGTATTCGCTCGCCCTAATTCAACACCTTAAAGCCTGGGTGATGATTGATGTTTTCCTTATCAGCGTGGCTATTTCGTGTTTTAAACTTCAAGATTATTCAGACATATTTGTTGGCCCTGGGTTGATTGGATTGGTTTTACTTCAGGTAGCAACGGTTTTATTAGTGACTCGGGTTAGTGTACGTCGTTACTGGGAAGAATATATGCCAGAGCGTATGCTGCCGATGAAGAACAAAACGCTACACTGTCACAGTTGTCACCTCTCTCAACCAGAAGGTGAGCACTGTATTCGTTGCCATAACCCGATCCATCACCGCAAACCCAACTCTATCCAAAAGACTTGGGCCTATTTGTTTGCTGCTTCTATCGCCATATTCCCAGCAAACTTTATCCCGATTTCAATCTTGATGACCAACGGAAAACGATTAGAGGACACTATTTTTTCTGGAGTTGCTGGTCTGGTTAAAAATGGAATGCCTGGTATCGCCGCGATTATTTTTATCGCCAGCATAGTTGTACCTGTGGCTAAGATTCTTGGCTTGAGTTACATCCTTCTCGCGATCAAGTTCAAGCGAAGCATATTTCACAGGCAACGGATGATCATCTATTTTGTCGTCAAATGGATTGGTCGTTGGTCGATGATGGACCTGTTTGTTATTTCCATCATGATGACTCTCGTAGACCGTGGGCAAATTCTTGATTTCACCCCAGGCTTTGGCGCAGTTGCGTTTGGCTTGGTGGTAATATTTACTATGCTGGCAGCAGAAAGCCTCGATCCCCGCTTGATTTGGGACAACTATAAGCAACCATCGAACAATAGAGAATCGATAAATGAGTAA
- a CDS encoding GAF domain-containing protein: MTLEQYQRLTKQAVALLEGEQDLIANLANLSALLNMELDSINWVGFYLMKEEELVLGPFQGNPACVRIPVGRGVCGTSVATNSVQRVYDVHQFEGHIACDAASNSEIVIPFSISGEVAGVLDIDSPVVGRFSEIDEEGLTFLMAEVEKLLNSHAIKA, encoded by the coding sequence ATGACATTAGAACAGTATCAACGTTTAACCAAACAAGCCGTCGCACTACTTGAAGGCGAGCAAGACCTGATTGCTAACTTAGCCAACTTGAGCGCCCTGCTTAACATGGAACTTGACAGCATCAACTGGGTCGGATTCTATTTGATGAAAGAGGAAGAGTTGGTACTCGGTCCTTTTCAAGGGAACCCTGCATGTGTCCGAATCCCAGTAGGGCGCGGGGTGTGCGGGACATCAGTTGCAACGAACAGTGTTCAGCGTGTCTATGATGTTCATCAATTTGAAGGGCACATTGCGTGTGATGCGGCAAGTAACTCTGAAATCGTGATTCCATTTTCGATCTCGGGTGAGGTTGCTGGCGTATTAGATATCGATAGCCCTGTGGTTGGTCGTTTTAGTGAGATCGACGAAGAAGGACTGACGTTTTTAATGGCAGAAGTAGAAAAGCTGCTCAATTCACACGCTATCAAGGCATAA
- a CDS encoding ABC transporter ATP-binding protein — protein MNPSNNTISRSWLIRQVKLHKSKLVFANIIAIIATLISVPIPLLMPLMVDEVLLNQPANGVAAMNSVLPSSWQTPTGYIFLTLALVIVMRSASQALNILQSRQFTLVSKTITFQMRSKMIDKLGRISIRQYETRGSGGINAHLVTDVETIDQFIGSTLSKFLISLFTVIGTAGVLLWLDWRLGLFILLVNPIVIYFSRKLGSKVKHLKKKENQSFEHFQNRLVETLDGIYQLRAANREREFLDELKQQANAIRIDADKYAWQSEAAGRVSFLLFLLGFELFRAVAMLMVLFSDLTIGQIFAVFGYLWFMLSPVQELLGIQFSWYSAKAALGRINQLLELEEEHRPVSKVNPFNKESNVDIKLENICFSYNEENEVLRNLSLHIPAGKKVALVGASGGGKSTLIQLLIGVYRANSGTIRFNDETVEDISFEVIRDQIAVVLQQPILFNDTLRHNLTLGAHYDDLKLWHALEVAQLHDVIEQLSDGLETQIGRSGIRLSGGQRQRLAIARMILSDPKFVILDEATSALDTATEAALHKALTEFLQGRTTLIVAHRLSAVKQADLIYVLEDGQVTQTGTHGELVEQQGLYQTLYGSVQSHA, from the coding sequence ATGAATCCTAGTAACAACACTATTAGCCGTTCTTGGTTGATAAGACAAGTAAAATTACACAAGTCTAAACTCGTGTTTGCCAACATCATCGCCATCATAGCGACGTTAATCAGTGTCCCGATCCCACTTTTAATGCCTCTGATGGTTGATGAGGTCCTTCTCAATCAACCTGCAAATGGCGTTGCAGCCATGAACTCGGTGCTGCCGTCTTCATGGCAAACGCCAACAGGCTATATTTTCCTAACTCTTGCGTTAGTGATTGTAATGCGAAGCGCGAGCCAAGCGTTGAACATCCTGCAAAGTCGCCAATTTACTTTGGTGTCAAAAACCATCACGTTTCAAATGCGAAGTAAGATGATCGATAAGCTGGGTCGCATAAGCATTCGTCAGTATGAAACCCGCGGTAGTGGTGGCATCAATGCCCATCTCGTCACTGACGTCGAGACAATTGATCAATTCATAGGCTCTACACTGAGCAAGTTTTTAATCAGCCTGTTCACTGTTATCGGTACCGCTGGCGTACTGCTGTGGTTAGATTGGCGCCTAGGTCTGTTCATTTTGCTGGTCAACCCCATTGTTATCTATTTTTCTCGCAAGTTAGGGAGCAAAGTTAAGCACCTAAAAAAGAAAGAAAACCAGTCGTTTGAACACTTTCAAAATCGACTCGTCGAAACATTGGATGGTATCTATCAGCTTAGGGCCGCCAACAGAGAGCGCGAGTTTCTTGATGAACTAAAGCAACAGGCTAATGCTATCCGTATTGATGCAGATAAATACGCGTGGCAATCTGAGGCAGCAGGAAGAGTATCTTTTTTGCTGTTCTTGCTAGGATTTGAACTGTTCCGCGCCGTTGCCATGTTAATGGTGCTGTTTAGTGACCTCACTATCGGGCAAATCTTCGCTGTATTTGGTTATCTTTGGTTTATGTTAAGTCCCGTACAGGAGCTGCTCGGCATCCAATTCTCTTGGTACAGTGCGAAAGCAGCGCTTGGCCGAATCAATCAATTGCTTGAGCTTGAGGAAGAGCACCGCCCTGTAAGTAAAGTAAATCCATTTAACAAAGAGTCCAATGTAGATATCAAACTCGAGAACATTTGCTTTTCATACAACGAAGAAAATGAAGTGTTAAGAAATCTGAGCTTGCACATTCCAGCGGGTAAAAAAGTAGCTTTAGTCGGAGCGAGCGGAGGCGGAAAATCAACCTTAATTCAATTACTCATTGGAGTATATCGTGCCAACTCTGGAACCATTCGCTTCAATGATGAAACGGTTGAAGATATCAGTTTTGAGGTAATCCGCGATCAGATTGCTGTGGTTTTACAACAACCTATACTCTTTAATGACACTTTAAGGCATAATCTAACGCTCGGCGCACATTACGATGACTTGAAGTTATGGCATGCGTTGGAAGTGGCACAGCTCCACGATGTCATTGAACAGCTCAGTGATGGGTTAGAGACACAGATAGGACGAAGTGGCATTCGTTTATCTGGCGGGCAGCGGCAGCGACTAGCAATTGCTCGGATGATATTGAGCGATCCAAAATTTGTGATTCTCGATGAAGCCACGTCAGCGCTAGATACTGCAACAGAAGCGGCCTTGCATAAAGCATTGACCGAGTTCTTACAAGGACGCACGACGTTGATTGTCGCTCATCGACTTTCAGCAGTTAAACAAGCTGACCTCATTTATGTTTTGGAAGATGGTCAGGTGACACAAACGGGTACACATGGTGAGTTGGTTGAACAACAAGGCTTATATCAAACCCTGTATGGCAGCGTACAATCGCACGCCTAA
- a CDS encoding PqiB family protein: protein MSNPSPSQNSYSPDVKKSRGISPLWLLPILTVILAGWLVFKAIQDAGERVQIYFSEASGLIAGRTTIRYQGLEVGMVRDINLAKDLQSIYVEADIYPEATKLLNENTRFWMVKPTASLSGISGLDALVSGNYIAISPSDEPGDPETVFRALDRAPADLLAEQGLSVTLRARDLGGVSIGSKIVYRKIPIGEVYSYQLDDEAKNVLIKAAIKEEYRHIITGDSRFWNVSGIGTKIGFDGVDVRLESMSALIGGAIAVDSPEGGEPIGDDTVFRLYPDLKTAGRGIAVKIQLPDDNNISASGAPIMYRGIEIGQVTDLQLRDERKNIVAFAAIQPAFSDMLTSGSRFILEEATVSLSEVKNLSNLVKGNFLTIVPGEGKRTRNFTAIRQNDFDRQQARSIEVKLLADNSFGLDKGANILYKGISVGSVAGVKLVDDKIHIDTLVDAEYAHLIKSKNRFFVTGSASAELTESGLNINVPPAKQLLTGSISFVSEGENSAKESYQLYQSKSLAELAKYNLSGSSKLTLFAPELPPVSKGSPLLYRNLQVGSIADFHLVDGGVVISASIENQYKHLVTEQTVFWNRSGIEVDAGLSGVSVKAAPLKSLIQGGIAFDSLPGVDNKQNGKWVLYKDFKTARKFGQVITLSLSGENSLTQGTDIKYNGVKVGEVTLVTPRFNSNKVDIKARILPEYASKIAVSGSYFWLAKAEVSLSGVRNLENLISKTISVSPGKGKAATQFALHTQEPALKGVTFTLQSETRGSIAKGTPVLYREIEVGSVTGVELGEFADRVITEISIHPQYAYLVRQNSIFWNTSGLDVSIGISGANIKAGTVDSLVRGGITFATPQDKQLRPVAKQGQSFFLHAQGEEQWKQWRTPIPKP from the coding sequence ATGAGTAACCCTTCCCCGTCACAAAATTCGTACTCACCCGACGTTAAGAAGAGTCGCGGTATATCCCCTTTATGGTTGTTGCCTATTCTCACTGTCATCTTAGCTGGGTGGTTGGTTTTCAAGGCCATTCAAGATGCGGGCGAACGGGTTCAAATCTACTTCTCGGAAGCCTCTGGCTTGATCGCGGGAAGAACCACGATTCGCTATCAAGGCCTGGAAGTGGGAATGGTCAGAGACATCAACTTAGCGAAAGATCTTCAAAGCATCTATGTCGAAGCGGATATCTACCCTGAAGCAACCAAACTGCTTAACGAAAACACTCGTTTTTGGATGGTCAAGCCAACCGCTAGCCTTTCTGGCATCTCAGGTCTAGATGCATTAGTTTCGGGTAACTATATCGCGATATCTCCGAGTGACGAGCCCGGCGATCCCGAAACTGTTTTCCGTGCGTTAGATAGAGCACCTGCGGATTTGCTAGCAGAGCAAGGATTGTCAGTAACTCTACGTGCCCGAGACTTAGGTGGCGTTTCCATAGGGTCGAAGATTGTCTATCGGAAGATTCCTATCGGTGAAGTGTACAGCTATCAACTTGATGACGAGGCAAAAAACGTTCTTATTAAAGCCGCCATCAAAGAAGAGTATCGCCACATTATCACCGGTGATAGCCGTTTTTGGAATGTCAGTGGCATCGGCACAAAAATTGGTTTTGACGGTGTCGACGTTCGATTGGAAAGCATGAGCGCACTTATTGGCGGCGCTATTGCCGTTGATTCTCCTGAAGGGGGCGAGCCCATTGGAGATGACACGGTATTTCGCCTCTACCCAGACTTAAAAACGGCCGGACGCGGTATCGCCGTTAAGATCCAATTACCGGATGACAATAACATCAGTGCATCAGGTGCCCCGATCATGTATCGCGGCATTGAAATCGGCCAAGTCACCGACCTACAACTTAGAGATGAACGGAAAAACATCGTTGCATTTGCGGCGATCCAACCTGCTTTCAGCGACATGCTGACATCAGGGTCACGTTTCATTCTAGAGGAAGCGACCGTGTCACTTTCTGAAGTTAAAAATCTATCCAACCTAGTAAAAGGCAACTTCCTGACCATCGTACCCGGTGAAGGCAAACGCACAAGAAACTTCACCGCAATTCGTCAGAATGATTTTGACCGCCAGCAAGCTCGTTCAATCGAGGTTAAGTTACTTGCCGACAACTCATTTGGGTTAGATAAAGGCGCAAACATCCTGTACAAAGGAATATCGGTCGGCTCCGTTGCTGGCGTAAAGCTCGTGGATGACAAAATCCATATCGACACCTTAGTGGATGCTGAATACGCTCACCTCATCAAATCTAAAAATCGCTTCTTCGTAACAGGCAGTGCAAGTGCAGAGCTTACTGAATCTGGCTTAAACATCAATGTTCCCCCCGCCAAGCAACTACTGACAGGCTCGATAAGCTTTGTCAGCGAAGGGGAAAACTCAGCCAAAGAGAGCTACCAGCTTTATCAAAGTAAATCATTAGCTGAGTTGGCTAAATATAACTTGTCAGGTTCTTCGAAATTAACGCTCTTTGCTCCAGAACTTCCTCCCGTGAGTAAAGGAAGCCCTCTGCTCTATCGCAACCTACAAGTGGGCTCAATTGCCGACTTCCATCTTGTCGATGGTGGCGTGGTGATCTCTGCCAGCATAGAGAACCAATACAAGCACTTAGTTACTGAACAAACTGTTTTCTGGAACCGCTCTGGCATCGAGGTCGACGCGGGATTGTCTGGCGTGAGCGTTAAAGCTGCACCATTAAAATCTCTTATCCAAGGTGGTATCGCCTTTGATTCATTACCCGGCGTAGACAACAAACAAAACGGCAAGTGGGTACTCTACAAAGATTTCAAAACGGCACGTAAGTTTGGTCAGGTTATTACCCTCTCTCTTAGCGGAGAAAACTCGCTCACTCAAGGAACCGACATCAAATACAACGGAGTAAAAGTCGGTGAAGTTACACTGGTGACGCCTCGATTCAATAGCAATAAAGTGGATATCAAAGCGCGTATTTTGCCCGAGTATGCGAGCAAAATAGCGGTCAGTGGATCTTACTTTTGGTTAGCCAAAGCAGAGGTCAGCTTAAGCGGTGTACGTAATCTAGAAAACTTGATCAGTAAGACCATTAGCGTCAGCCCAGGTAAAGGTAAGGCAGCCACTCAATTTGCCTTACACACGCAAGAGCCAGCGCTAAAAGGCGTGACATTCACTCTTCAAAGCGAAACACGCGGCTCGATTGCCAAGGGGACGCCTGTGCTCTATCGAGAAATTGAAGTGGGCAGCGTGACTGGAGTTGAGCTTGGAGAGTTCGCTGACCGAGTCATCACAGAGATTTCCATTCATCCTCAATACGCCTACTTGGTGCGTCAAAACAGTATTTTTTGGAATACCTCAGGACTTGACGTGTCAATTGGCATTAGCGGTGCCAACATTAAGGCAGGAACAGTCGATAGCTTGGTTCGTGGTGGTATCACGTTCGCAACGCCTCAAGATAAGCAGCTTCGTCCGGTAGCGAAACAAGGCCAATCATTCTTCCTACACGCACAAGGTGAAGAACAATGGAAACAGTGGCGCACACCGATACCTAAACCCTAA
- the prc gene encoding carboxy terminal-processing peptidase — MKCRSKLSLIAASLWLAASSAQALEAKIGLEDLPTLAPEAQHATASKRVTSRFTRSHYKHFTLNDQFSKAIFDRYIGMLDYNRNVFTQSDIDQLDKLALGIDEQLKSGENQIAFDAYNLSMKRRYERFQYALSLLDKEMTFDTDETIELDRSESAWPKDTAELNELWRKRVKYDALNLKMTGKDWDEIKDVLGKRYNNALKRLSQTHNEDAFQLYMNAFAREVDPHTSYLSPRSADQFQTEMNLSLEGIGAVLQMTDDYTVIRSLVAGGPASNSKQLAEGDRIIGVGQDGEEVVDVIGWRLDDVVQLIKGPKGTKVNLQILPEGKDSKAEVITIVRDKIRLEDRAVKAEVIEQDGKKIGVLEVPSFYVGLAKDTDKLISELKQKGVAGIVVDLRNNGGGALTEATALSGLFITSGPVVQVRDSYGRVNVNSDTDGKISYEGPLTVLVNRYSASASEIFAAAMQDYGRAVVLGENSFGKGTVQQHRSLNHIYDLFDKELGYVQYTIQKFYRIDGGSTQNRGVAPDIAFPTAVDPSETGESVEDNALPWDSIDKAKYDVLRRNEKLISELSAKHQARIAEDLEFRFIAEDIAKYKAEKDDNSLSLNEKVRKAEADKADADRLARINQRQKAKGEAEFKSLDDIPKDYEAPDAYLNEAVAITVDMIKS, encoded by the coding sequence ATGAAATGCCGTTCAAAACTGTCGCTGATTGCTGCTAGCTTATGGCTAGCAGCGTCTTCAGCCCAAGCTCTAGAAGCAAAGATTGGTCTAGAAGATTTACCCACATTAGCACCGGAAGCTCAGCACGCCACAGCAAGTAAGCGTGTGACCTCTCGCTTTACTCGTTCCCATTACAAACACTTCACGTTGAATGATCAGTTCTCAAAAGCGATTTTTGACCGCTATATTGGGATGCTTGATTACAATCGTAATGTGTTCACTCAATCTGACATTGACCAACTAGATAAATTGGCCCTGGGCATTGATGAACAGTTGAAGTCGGGTGAAAACCAGATTGCCTTTGATGCGTACAATCTATCCATGAAACGTCGTTATGAGCGCTTCCAATACGCTTTGTCTTTGTTAGACAAAGAGATGACGTTCGATACCGACGAGACTATCGAGCTTGATCGCAGTGAGTCTGCTTGGCCTAAAGACACCGCTGAGCTAAACGAGTTGTGGCGCAAACGTGTTAAGTATGACGCGCTCAACTTGAAGATGACGGGTAAAGACTGGGATGAGATAAAAGATGTTCTCGGCAAGCGTTACAACAATGCGCTTAAACGTCTTAGTCAAACTCACAACGAAGATGCGTTTCAACTTTACATGAACGCGTTTGCTCGTGAAGTCGATCCTCATACAAGTTACCTTTCTCCTCGAAGCGCCGATCAATTCCAAACTGAAATGAACCTGTCTCTTGAGGGCATTGGCGCCGTTTTGCAAATGACAGATGATTACACGGTCATTCGCTCGTTAGTTGCTGGTGGACCGGCTTCCAATAGCAAGCAACTTGCCGAAGGTGACAGGATTATCGGTGTCGGACAAGATGGTGAAGAGGTCGTTGATGTGATTGGTTGGCGTCTAGATGACGTCGTGCAACTGATCAAAGGCCCGAAAGGCACCAAAGTTAACTTGCAAATTCTGCCAGAAGGTAAGGATAGCAAGGCGGAAGTGATCACCATCGTACGAGATAAGATTCGACTTGAAGATCGTGCAGTGAAAGCGGAAGTTATCGAACAAGATGGTAAGAAAATTGGGGTGCTTGAAGTTCCAAGTTTCTACGTTGGTCTTGCAAAAGATACGGATAAGCTGATTAGCGAACTCAAACAGAAAGGCGTTGCCGGTATTGTGGTTGATTTACGCAACAATGGCGGTGGTGCGTTAACGGAAGCGACGGCGTTGTCTGGGCTGTTTATTACCAGTGGCCCTGTAGTACAAGTTAGAGACAGCTACGGTAGAGTGAATGTTAACAGCGATACCGACGGTAAGATTAGCTACGAAGGACCGTTGACGGTTTTGGTGAACCGCTACAGTGCATCAGCTTCTGAAATTTTTGCCGCGGCGATGCAAGATTATGGCCGTGCCGTAGTTTTAGGCGAAAACTCTTTTGGTAAAGGTACAGTGCAGCAGCACCGCTCGTTAAATCACATCTATGATTTGTTCGACAAAGAGTTGGGTTATGTGCAATACACAATCCAAAAGTTTTATCGAATAGATGGCGGTAGTACGCAAAATCGAGGTGTTGCACCGGATATTGCTTTTCCAACGGCAGTCGATCCTAGTGAAACAGGCGAGAGCGTAGAAGACAATGCGTTGCCGTGGGATAGTATCGACAAGGCAAAATATGACGTGTTACGCCGTAACGAAAAGCTTATCAGCGAGTTAAGCGCTAAGCACCAAGCAAGAATTGCGGAAGACTTGGAGTTTCGTTTCATTGCCGAGGACATTGCAAAGTACAAGGCAGAGAAAGATGACAACTCGCTCTCTTTGAATGAAAAAGTTCGTAAAGCCGAAGCAGATAAAGCTGACGCTGATCGTCTAGCACGAATTAACCAACGTCAGAAAGCAAAAGGTGAAGCAGAATTCAAATCTTTGGACGATATCCCTAAAGATTATGAAGCGCCAGACGCTTACTTGAATGAAGCTGTCGCGATTACGGTAGACATGATTAAATCGTAG